The window GTCAGGTAGGGCGCGCGCAGCGTGGTCGGCACCGCGTCCCAGTCGCGGACGATGGCCTCGACCTGCGCGCGCAGGCGCTCACGAGGCAGCACTATCGCTTGCGTGCGCAACAGGCGCAGGCGCAGGCCCAACGCGCGGCGAAGGTCGCCGTTGTCGTCATCCGATGGCGTGCCCAACAGGGTCAGCCCATCCCGCGCGAAGCCTGCGGCAGCCGGGGCTTCCTCCTTCGCCCATGCGAGGTCCGATTGCGCGGTCAGCACCACCAGACGCACGCCGCGCGATACGCGTTGCGACGGATCCGGGCGGAACGTCGCCGCTTGCCGCAGTAACGCCTCTGCTGCCGCCAGGTCGCCCTGCTCGCGCAGCAGGTCGGCTTGCAGCGCCTGCAGCCAGGGCAGGTAGAACGGCAGCAGCCGTGCCTGGTGCCGGCGGGCAGTGGCTTCCGCCGCCTGCAATACCTGCAGTGCCTCGCGCGCGCCGCCGTCGGTCGGTCGCAGGGCCTCGGCCAGGCTCACGCTGGTGCTGATCTCATCCATCGGCGCGGCATGCTTGCCGGTACGGAAACGTTGCAGGGACTTCCGCAGCTGCGCCGCCGCCGCCGCATGTCGTCCGTCCAGGATCAGCGCGCGTGCATGCGAATCCCTGGCGATCAGGCTGCGCCGGTGCTCCGCGCCGTAGCGTTCGACCGTGGCATCCCAGGCCGCGCGCTTGGCTGCGACCGCGTCGTCGAAACGGCCGGACTGGTCCAGCGCCCAGCCGTATGAACGCAGCGTGCGCAGCCGCAGCTGCAGCATCTCCTCGTCGAGTGGGTGCGGCAGGGCATCGAGCAGGCGCAACAGCGGGGGCGCGAGCCGTTGCATCTCCGCGAGCTCGTGCCGGTTTTCGGCCAGCGTGAGTTGCACGTCGAGTTGCTGCGCCAACAGGCGCGGGCGCGTTGCGCCGGCGGCGGCGACCAGTGGCCGCACCTGCGCCAACATCGCGCGTTCGCCGGCTTCATCGCCCGCCGCGCCGATGCGCAACAGGCGCAGCAGCAGTTGAGCCCGCGCGGGTCCATCAAGCGTGTCGCCCTGCGTGCCCATCGCACTGGTGGCGTCGATCAGGTCGCGCACGCTGGTGCCGCGACCACCGTCCATCGCCAGCGAGCGCGCGAACATGCCGGTCAGCAGTTCCTGCACCGCCAGCGAACTGTCGGCCTGCATCCGCACCAGTTCGGCCTGGCGTTCGGCAAGGTGTTGCTGCACCTGCGCGCGTTGCGCTTCCTTGCGCGCGATGCCGGCCTGCCACACGGAGATGCCCGTACCGGCGAGCAATGCCAGCACGGCAATCATGGCGGCGGCGGATGCAACGGCATGGCGATGCAGGAAGCGACCCATGCGATAGCGCAGGCTCGGCACCTGCGCCGCCACCGTGCGTCCGTCCAGCCATGCCGTCAGGTCGGCGCGCAACGCATCGACGCTGTCGTAGCGCTGCTTCGGGTCGTTCTCCAGGCAACGCCCGGCGATGGCGGTGAGGTCGCCGTGCAATTGCGAGGCGAGTCGGGTCGGCGTGCCGGCGCGGCAGGCCGCGTCCTTGATCGAGGCTTGCCGCGCCGCTTCCCACAGCGGTTGCGGTTGGCCGTCCATGCGCGTCAGCCGCGTGCGCAAGGGCGTGTCGCCGGTCAGGCCATAGGGATGCGATTGCGCCAGCAACGCGTACAGCAGCACGCCCAGCTGGTAGAGGTCGGTGGCGGCGGAGATCGCCTCGCCATGCAGTTGTTCGGGCGATGCGTACTCGGGGGTGAACGCGCGGTCGCCGGTGCGGGTGTGGCCGTCGCCTTCCTCGCCCTCCATCAACTTGGCGATGCCGAAGTCGAGCAGGAAGGCCTTGCCGTTGGCATCGACCAGGATGTTCGAGGGTTTCAGGTCGCGATGCACCACCAGTTGCAGGTGCGCGAAGGCCACTGCGTCCAGCACCTGCAGGAACAGGCGCACGCGGCCACGCACGTCGAGCGTGCGCGCATCGCACCATGCGGTGATGCGCTCGCCCTGCACCAGCTCCATCGCGAAATACGGCGCGCCATCGGCATCGACCCCGCCATCGAGCAGTGCGGCGATGTTGGGATGCCGCAGCCGGGCGAGGATCTGCCGCTCGCGCAGGAAGCGCTTGCGCAGGTCCGGATGGTCCATGCCGATGCGGATGCGCTTGATCGCGGCCAGCTGCTGGAAGCCGCCTTCCACGCGCTCGCCGCGATACACCGCGCCCATGCCGCCGCTGCCGAGGATGCCGGTGACGTGCCACGGTCCGATCCGGCGCGCGATGACGTCGAGCTGCGCATCCGTTGCCGGCGTGATCGAGGACAGCAGTGATTGCGCGTCGCGTTCGAGCAGGCCGTCGGCGGCATCGGCTTCGAGCAGCGCGCGGACTTCCGCGTGCAGCGCGGGATCTCGCGCTGCGAGTTCGCCCAGCTGCGCCTGTTGTTGCGCGGCCGGCAGATCCACCCATGCATCGAACAGGTCGAGTGCGAGCCGTGCGCGTTGTTCGGAGGTCACGTCGGGTCGTCCTCCCCGCCGTCGCCGCCGCCCATCTCGCGATACAGGAAGGCACGGGCCTTGCGCCATTCGCGGCGCACGGTGCGCCCGGTGACGTCGAGCATGGAGGCGATCTCGGTTTCGCTCATGCCGCCGAAGTAACGCCATTCGACGATCCTGGCCAGACGCGGATCCAGCGCTGCCAGTTTGTCTAGCGCGGCGTCCAGCGACAGCACGTCGGCGTCCGCTGCCTCCATCTGCGCGACATTTTCGTTGAGGGTGACGCGGATGTCGTTGCCGCCGCGCTTCTCCGCCATCGCGCGGCGCGCCTGGTCGACCACGATGTGGCGCATCGCCAGCGAGGCAAGCGCGAGGTAGTGCTCGCGGTCGCGCACCGGCACCTCGGCATCGGCCAGTTTCAGCCAGGCCTCGCCGACCAGCATCGTGGTGCACAGCGTGTACTGGCCGCCGCGCTTGCGCAGCTGCTGGTGCGCGGCCGCGCGCAGGCGGTCGTAGATCAGCGCGTAGGCGCGGTCGTGCGCATCGCCATCGCCGTCGCGGGCATGCGCAAGCAATCGCGTGAACGATTCGGTTTCCATCGTGCGGCCCCGTGTGCGTTGCGCGACTAGGTTCGCCGATGCCCGATGTACGGGCAAGCAGTGCGCGCGGGCTTGCGATGTCCTGTGCCGACGCGGGAATGCGAGTGCGGACGTGGGGCGGTGGCGGCACGGGCCCGTGCCGCAGTCATCGGCCCGGCATGTACCGGGCGTTGGCCGTGCCGCCGCCGGCCCCTTGCGAACCCGATGTCCTGTTCTTTCGTTGGTTCGCGAGGTGGTTGTCCAGGCCGATGAAAACGGCGCGAAAGCGGCACCGGCCCGGCACGGCACCACGCATCCGACACCTCACACCTACACGACCAAGGAAAGCACCATGAACATCCGCATCAAACGTTGCCCGCTGGCCCTCGCGCTGTCCGCCCTCCTGCTCCTGCCCGCCGCGGCTCCCGCCGCCGACTTCGGGGGCTGCGCCATTTCCTACAACGAGATCCTCGACTGGACCGATGGCGGCTCCACCGCCAATGGCGGTAATGCGGTCGCCTGCGGAAACAACAACAAGGCGAACGGGATCAAGTCCACTGCATTCGGGCACACCAACACCGCCGATGGCGAAAGTTCCAGCGCGATGGGTCACCTCAACTACGCCAGCGGGCTCGAAAGCGCCGCCTTCGGCTTCCGTAACTTGGCGATGGCCGCGCATGCCTCGGCGTTTGGCTACTTCAACTCCGCGAGCGGCCTCGACAGCGCCGCGCTGGGCTTCAACAACACCGCCGAAGCCGAGGTCGCAGCCGCGGTCGGCGCACAGAACCGCGCTCGCGCGGCGGCCTCCAGTGCCTTCGGTCGCTCCAATGACGCCATGGGCCTGCGCAGCAGCGCGTTCGGTTATTCGAACGAGGCGCAGATGGACAACGCCAGTGCCTTCGGTTTCGACAACACTGCCGGCGGCCTGTACAGCGGGGCATTCGGCTACATGAACGTGGCCAGCGCGACCAGCGCAATGGCGTTCGGCACGCTCAACACCGCCAGCGGCGAAGCCAGTGGCGCCTACGGCCGCTTCAACACCGCAGAGGGCGCCCGCAGCGCGGCATTCGGTTACAACAACGATGCGCTGGCGAACGACAGCAGCGCATTCGGCAACGCCAACACCGCCGATGCGGAGTCCGCCAACGCGCTGGGTTCGTCGAACGAAGCGCATGGCCTGAAGTCCAGCGCGGTCGGCTACCTGAACGCCGCTTCCAATACCAACGCCAGCGCGTTCGGCACCAACAACATCGCCGGCGGGGCCAACAGCAGCGCATTCGGTGTAGGCAACAAGGCAACCGCGGTCAACAGTGTCGCCTTCGGCCTCAACAACACCGCCACCGGGGTGAATGCCATGGCCTTCGGCATCGGTAGCCTTGCAGGCAACACCGGGAGCGTGGCGCTGGGCTACCAGTCAGTGGCGGACCGCGACTACGCGATCTCCGTCGGCAAGAGCGGCGGCGAACACCAGATCATCCATCTGGCCGACGGCACCCAGGACACCGACGCGGTCAACCTGCGCCAGTTGAACGCGGCGATCGCCGGCGTTTCGCTGGGCGGCGGCGTCAACCTGTTGCCGGTGGCCAATGCGTTCGGCGGCGGCGCCAGCTGGAGCAACGGCACGTTCACCGGCCCGACCTTCACCATCCAGGGTTCGAATTACTCGAACGTCGCCGCCGCGTTCGCCGCGGTCGACGGCAAGCTCACCGAACTGGCCAACGCCGGTGGTGGCGGCCAGGGCCCCGCGGGTCCGGCGGGGCCGCAGGGACCGCAGGGCGAACCCGGGCCGATGGGCCCGCAGGGTCCGCAGGGCGAGCCCGGGGGCGGCAGTGGCGAGCCGGGTCCCGCCGGCCCGCAAGGCCCGCAGGGCGAACAGGGCCCGATGGGTCCGCAGGGTCCGGCCGGCGCGGATGCCGACCTGGGGCTGGTGGCGCAGATGATCGAAGCCGGCGACGCCGCCACGCTGGAGGCCGCCAACGCGCATGCCGATGCCGGCGATGCCGCCACGCTCGAAGCCGCGAATGCGCATGCGGACGCGGGCGACGCCGCGACCCTGGCGGCGGCGAATGCGCATGCCGATGCCGGCGATGCGGCCACCCTGACCGCATCGAAGTCCTACACGGACGGCAAGGCGACGCAGACGCTGGCTTCGGCAAATGCCTACACCGACAGCAAGTTCGCGGCCTGGAACGACACCTTCACCCAGTACCAGCAGCAGGTGGACCTGCGCTTCCAGCGAACCGACCGTCGCATCGACCAGATCGGGGCGATGAGTGGCGCGATGACCTCGGCGGCCATCAATACCGCCGGCCTGCCGGGCCAGAACCGCGTGGGCATGGGGGTAGGTGTGCAGAACGGCCGTTCCGCCATCGCGATCAGCTACCAGCGCCTGGTGCGTCCGCACGCCAGCGTGTCGCTGACCGGTGCGTTCTCCTCTGGCGAGAGCAGCGTCTCTGCCGGCGCGGGCTTCAGCTGGTGATCGCACGGCGGCCCGTCACGCGGCGGGCCGCCCTGCAGGCAACGGACATGAGCATGAAGAAGACACACCACGCCGTCGTGCGCCTTGCCGGCGAGGCGGATGCGCAGGCGCTTGCCTTGTTGTTGACTGAGCCGTTCATGGCGGTGAACGGGCAGGACGACGATGCGAAAGGCGGCCCGTTTCGCGATGGACAGAGACGGGATGACATTCCCCTGCAGGAGATCCGCAGCCGCCAGATCGATACGGTGGTGGCGGAGTGCGGCGAAGGCCTGCAGGGATTCCTGCAGCTTCGCTGGGGCGAACGGGCACCGGCAAGCGGCTGGATGCGCGGGTCGGTGGAACTGCGCCGCCATTACGTGCGGGCCCGCCATCGCGGTGCCGGCGTGGCCGGATGCCTGCTGGAGCGCGCGGTGGACATCGCCCGTGCCGGCGATGCGGTTTGCATCTGGTTGAAGGTGCGCAAGGACTCGCCGCAGGCGGTGCGCTTCTACCAGAAGCACGGGTTCCGGTTGGCCGGCACGGCGATGTTCCGCGACGGAGTGCGCCTCAGGGAAACATGGGTGATGCACCGGGTCGTCTCGCAGCGGCCCGCCACCTGAATCATGGTCGGATGAAAGCAAAAAGCCCCGCAGAGCGGGGCTTTTTGCTTGGAGCCGTTTGTTGCGTCAGCGCTTCATCGAACCGAAGAACTCGTCGTTGGACTTGGTGCTCTTCATCTTGTCGAGCAGGAATTCCATCGCCGCGATTTCGTCCATCGGGTGCAGCAACTTGCGCAGGATCCAGATCTTCTGCAGCAGGTCGGGCTCGATCAGGTAGTCCTCGCGGCGGGTGCCGGAGGCATTGACGCCGATCGCCGGGTACACGCGCTTCTCGGTGATCCGGCGGTCCAGGTGCACTTCGCTGTTGCCGGTGCCCTTGAACTCTTCGTAGATCACCTTGTCCATCGCGCTGCCGGTGTCGATCAGGGCCGTCGCGATGATCGTCAGCGAACCGCCTTCCTCGACATTGCGCGCGGCGCCGAAGAAGCGCTTCGGGCGATGCAGGGCGTTGGCGTCCACGCCGCCGGTCAGCACCTTGCCGGAGCTCGGCAGCACGTTGTTGTAGGCGCGCGCGAGGCGGGTGATCGAGTCGAGCAGGATCACCACATCCTTCTTGTGCTCGACCAGGCGCTTGGCGCGCTCGATCACCATTTCGGCGACCTGCACGTGGCGCGCGGCGGGCTCGTCGAAGGTGGAGGAAATCACCTCGCCGCGCACGGTGCGCTGCATCTCGGTGACTTCTTCCGGGCGCTCGTCGATGAGCAGCACGATCAGGTGCACATCGGGATGGTTGTAGCTGATCGCGCTGGCGATCTGCTGCATCATCATGGTCTTGCCGGCCTTCGGCGGGCTGACGATCAGCGCGCGCTGGCCTTTGCCTTGCGGGGCCATCAGATCGAGGATGCGGCCGGTGATGTCCTCGCTGGAACCATCGCCGCGCTCCAGCTTGAACTTCTTGCGCGGGAACAGCGGGGTCAGGTTCTCGAACAGCGCCTTGTTCTTCGAGGCTTCGATCGGCTCGCCGTTGATGGTATCGACGATGTTCAGCGCGAAATAGCGCTCGCCGTCCTTCGGCCAGCGGATGCGGCCGGAGATGTGGTCGCCGGTGCGCAGGTTGAAGCGGCGGATCTGGCTGGGACTGATGTAGGTGTCGTCCGGGCCGGCGAGGTAGGACGCCTCGGCCGCGCGCAGGAAGCCGAAGCCGTCCGGCAGGATTTCCAGCACGCCGTCGGCGGCCACGCCTTCACCGTGGCGGGTCAGCACCTTGAGGATGCCGAAGATGATGTCCTGCTTGCGCGCGCGGGCCACGCCCTCGCTGATCTGCAACTGGTCGGCGATCTCCAGCAGCTTGTGCGCCGGCATCCGCTTGAGGTCGCCCAGCGAGTACTGCGGGAAGCCTTCCGGCACCTGCGGGTGTGGGCGTGCGACGAAGCCTTCGCCGTTGCCGCCGCCGTTGTCGTCCGGGAAACCCTGCTGGTCGCGCGGGCGGTCACGGTTGCGATCGCGGCGGTTCTTGAAGCGGTCGCGGCGGTTGCCTTGCTGGTCGCCGCCCTGATTGTTCTGATTGTGCTGGGCGTTTTGGCCGTGCTGGCGGTTCTGGCCGTGGTGCTGGGCGTTGCCGCCGGCATCGCCGCCATCAATCGATCCGGTCGACGGTGCCGATGGCGCAGGCGTTTCGTGGGTCGCGTGGGACGCAGCGGCGGGAGCGGGAGCCTGCTGTCGGGCCGGCGGCGGAGACGGTGCCGAGGGCGGCACGGCTGCCTGCGGCGGCGAGGCCGGTGCTGGCGCGGGTGCAGCGGGCGGGGCTGCCGAAGCGGCGTCCAGCGGCGGGATGGTCAAGCTGTCCTTGGCGGCGGCGGGCTTGGCCACGCGGGTCTTGCGCACGCGCTTTTCGGCGGGTTCGCCGGGATCAACGGTCGGGTCTGACAAGGGAAATCCTCGCTAACGTTGCGAGCGCCCGCGAGTCGCGGGCGGGGTCGTGGGGAGTGGATCAGAAGGGGTGCGGCGCGCCCGAAGGCTGCATTTCGCGATGGATCGGCGCCGGGTTCAGCGGAAAACTAGCACTGGCGCGGCATGGCGCGCAACTAGGCGGCGGTGGATGGTTCAGTAGCCCGGACAAGGCCGAAGGCCGCATGCGGGTTGCGAGGCGGTTCCCGGGTGCGCTGCGCCTACCCGGGCTACGTCCGTCGAACTTACAGCGACTTATCGATCATTTGCGCCAGCTGTGCCTTGCCGACCGCGCCGATCTGGGTCGCCTGCACCTGGCCGCCCTTGAACAGCAGCAGCATCGGGATCGAGCGCACGTGGTAGCGCATCGCGGTGGCCTGGTTCTGGTCGACATCGACCTTCACGATCTTGGCGCGGCCGGCGTAGGTGCCGGCGAGGTCGTCCAGCGCCGGCGCGATCATCTTGCAGGGGCCGCACCAGGGTGCCCAGAAATCGACCAGCACGGGCTGGTCGGAAGCCAGGACCTGATGGTCGAAGTCGGCGTCGGTGACGTGCAGGACGGTGTCGCTCATGGTGTCTCCAATGGCTCACGGGGCCGTGCGCAAGGGGGCGGCGGCCGGGGTGATAGGATGATGGGGTTGCATCCCGCCACAACCAAGGCGGGTGCCGTGCCGGGAATGACCAGACCCGGAACCTGTCCCGGCAGTCTGCGTGGCTGCCCCCAATTCATGCAAGCGCGGATCGTGGCGTCCCCTGGAACGCCGCATCGAGTCCGCCGGAGGCCGCCCCATGTCCGACAAACCGCTGACCGACGTCACCTTTTCCTCGTTCGACCTGCATCCGGCGCTGATCGCCGGGCTGGAAGCCGCCGGCTTCACCCGCTGCACCCCGATCCAGGCGCTGACCCTGCCGCTGGCGCTGGCCGGCCGCGACGTCGCCGGCCAGGCCCAGACCGGCACCGGCAAGACCCTGGCTTTCCTGGTCGCGGTCATCGACCGCCTGCTGAAGCGCCCCGCGCTGGCCGACCGCAAGGCCGAAGACCCGCGCGCACTGATCCTGGCCCCCACCCGCGAGCTGGCGATCCAGATCCACAAGGACGCGGTGAAGCTGGGCGACCAGCTCGGCCTGAAGTTCGCCCTGGTGTACGGCGGCGTGGACTACGACAAGCAGCGCGAGCTGCTGCAGCGCGGTGCCGACGTGATCATCGCCACCCCTGGCCGGCTGATCGACTACGTCAAGCAGCACAAGGTGGTCAGCCTGCACGCCTGCGAGATGTGCGTGCTGGACGAGGCCGACCGCATGTTCGACCTCGGCTTCATCAAGGACATCCGCTTCCTGCTGCGCCGGATGCCGGAGCGCACCACCCGGCAGACGCTGCTGTTCTCGGCCACGCTCAGCCATCGCGTGCTGGAGCTCGCCTACGAGCACATGAACGAGCCGGAAAAGCTCGTGGTCGAAACCGAATTCATTACTGCGGCGAAAGTCCGGCAGAAGCTGTACTACCCGGCCGACGAGGAAAAGCTGCCGCTGCTGATCGGCCTGCTGTCGCGCAGCGAAGGCGCGCGGACGATGGTATTCGTCAACACCAAGGCGTTTGTCGAGCGCGTGGCCCGCGGGCTTGAACGCGCGGGTTATCGCGTCGGCGTGCTCAGCGGCGACGTGCCGCAGAAGAAGCGCGAGTCGCTGCTGAAGAAGTTCCAGGCCGGCCAGCTGGAATTGCTGGTGGCCACCGATGTGGCCGCGCGCGGCCTGCACATCGATGGCGTCTCGCACGTCTACAACTACGACCTGCCGTTCGATGCCGAGGACTACGTGCACCGCATCGGCCGCACCGCGCGCCTCGGTGCCGAGGGCGACGCGATCAGCTTCGCCTGCGAGCGTTACGGGATGTCGCTGCCCGACATCGAGGCCTACATCGACCAGAAAATCCCCGGCGAACACGTCACCCCGGAGATGCTGATCGCGCTGCCGCGCAAGCCGCGCGAAGGCGTGGAAGCCAATCCCGAAGATGGCGAGAGCATCGGCGAGATCTTCAAGGAAGTGCGCGAGGCACGCGCCGCCGAAGACGCCAAGCGCGGTGGTGGTCGTGGCGGTCCGCCGTCGCGCGGTCGTTCCGGCGAACGCAGCGGGTCCTCGTCCCGCTCTGGCTCCAGTTCGAGTTCCGGCGAACGCCCCGCGCGTGGCCCGCGTCCGCCGCGCAAGCCACGCGTCGAAGGTGAAGCGGTTGCCGCTGCCAATGTCGATGCCGTGATGCCCGCAGCCGCGGCACCCGCGCAGCAGGCAGTACCTTCGACCACCGGCATCGAGGACGACGCGCGCAAGCCGCGCAAGCGTCGCCGCCGCCGGCATGGCCGTCCGCTGGAAGGCGAGGCCGGCACCACGCCGAATGCAACGACTGCGGCTGGCGACAAGCCTGCGGCCACACCGGCATCGGGCGGCGACAAGCCTTCGCTGTTGAGTCGCCTCGGTCGCCGCATCAAGTCGCTGGTCGGCGGCTGATTCCGCCGGCGCGTCAGCGCGCCGGACACGCTGCGGGGGTCGTGCAGACCCGCGCGCGCACCTTCTCCAGATAGGCCAGCATGCTCGGCGCGGGATCCTTCACCGTGTCCCGCACCGTGTCCGCGCGTCGCAATGCGGCGGCGGCCCCGGTAGTGTCGCCATTGGCCAGGCGGACATCCGCCACGGTGGCCCAGGTCGAGGCGTGGCGGCCATTCGGTACCTCCGCATAGACGCGGTCGGCCATCGCCCCCGCGTCCTCCGCTATCGGCAGCGCCTGCCTGGCCTCACCCACGTCCAGCGACACCCGCGCGACATTGGTCAGCGCGGTCAGGGTCATCGGGTGCTCGCTGCTGAACACCTTGCGGCGCATCGCCAGCGATTGCCGATGCAGGGCGAGTGCCGCTTGCGTGTCGCCGCGATCTTCGGCCAGCAGCGCGCGATTGTTGAGCAGGATCGCCTGGTCCGGACTGCCTTGCGGATACGCCACCGCCATCGCCGCCTGTGCGCTTGCATACAGCGTGTCGGCACGGGGCAGGTCTTCCAGGCCGTGCGCGGCATGCGCCAGGTTGGACAGGATGTTGACCCGGTCCTTCTCTGCCGCGCCGGGATGCGCATCGAACCAGGTCATGCTCTTGCGCAGCCAGGGATCGGCCTGGCGATAGTCTTCGCGCACCAGGTACAGATTGCCCAGATTGCCCAAGACGATGCCGTACAGCGGATCGTCGGTCAGGCGATTGCGCTCCAGCCGCGCGATCACCTCGCGGAAACCGGCTTCGGCTTCCTTGCCGCGATCCTGTTCCTGCCGTAGGTAGGCGATCGCGTCGCCGATGCGCAAGCTGCGGATGTCGTCGTCGCCGAACGCCGCGCGACTTTCCGCCAGTGCCTTGCCCAGCTGCGCCTCCGCGGCGTCGAGCCGGTAGCGGCTGAGCATGCTGTAGGCGATGCCGAAGCGGATCTCCGCGGCCAGCTCCGGGCGGCTGCCGAAACGTTCGTCGATGCGAGTGGCGGCGACATCCAACGCTTCGCTCAAGGTCAGCTCGCGGTCGGCGTCGAACGGATCCGAGGCCTGCGTGACTTCCAGCAGGAAGTCGTTCATTTCGCGCAGGTCGGCGGCACCCTGGCGTGCCTGTTGCGCCTGCCACATCGCAATACCCGACGCGGCCAGCACCGCCGCCAGCGCCAACGTGCCTGCAGCCACGCCCAGCGGGTGCCGGCCAACGAACTTGCGCAGCCGGTAACCCGCCGAATCCGGATGCGCCAGCACCGGCTTGCCCTGCAGCCAGCGCTCGATGTCGGCGGCCAGCGACTGCGCGGTGGCGTAGCGGCGCGCGGCGTCCTTGTGCATCGCCTTGGCGACCACGTGCTGCAGATCGTCGGTCAGTTGCGATGCGCGTTCGCCGCGCGACGGATCAGCATCGCCGGCGCGCTGCAGCACACTGCGCAATGACGGCGGCTCGCCATCGCAGATCGCCCGTTCGGCTTCGGCCGGGGTCAGCCCGTCCAGCCGATACGGGCGCTCGCCGGCGACCAGCTGGAACAGCAGCACGCCCAGCGAATACACGTCGGACGCGGTGGTCAGCGGTTGCCGGCGCACGTGTTCCGGGCTGGCGTAGGCCGGGGTCATCGCGGTCAGCTGGGTCGCGCCGGGATCGCCATTGGCATCTTCGCCGAGGGTGCGCGCGATGCCGAAGTCGAGCAGCTTGGGTTCGCCGTCGCGGGTGACCAGGATGTTGTCCGGCTTGAGGTCGCGGTGCACGACCAGGTGGCGATGCGCTTCCTGCACGCCGGCGCAGACCTTCAGGAACAGGCGCAGGCGCGCGCGCAGGTCGAGCGCGTCGCGGTCGCAATGACCGGTCAGCGATATGCCGTCGACGAACTCCATCGCCAGCCACGGCAGGCCGGACGCGGTGCGCCCGCCGTCGAGGATGCGCGCGATGTTGGGATGCTGCAGGCGGGCCAGCAGGATCCGTTCCTGCTCGAAGCGCGCCAGCATCTGCCGGCGGAATTCGGGCGCCGCCATAAGATGCAGCGGACGGATCAGCTTGACCGCCACGTCCTGGTCGTAGCTGCCGTCGGCGCGGCGTGCGCGGTAGACCACACCCATGCCGCCGGCATCCAGCCGCGCCAGCAACTGGTAGTTGCCCACGTGCTCGCCGATCGCCGGGAAGCCTTCCGGCTCCGGCGCACTCGCGCTGTGTTCGAGGAAGCCGCCGAGCGAACATTCGGTGTCCAGCAGGCGTTGCACCCGCAACCGCAGCGCATCCGGCAAATCCTGCGCTGCGAGCCAGGTCTTGCGTTGTTCGCCGGGCTGCTCCAGTGCGCGTTCGAACCAGTCCAGCACGGCGCTTTCGGTCGACGTCTCTGTCGGCACTGTCATCGGTGCATCCCCTGTTGGCGCGCCTGTTCGCGCGTCGCGTCTCGGCGATGCCACCGTAGCAGGCGGCGATGCGCACCTGCCGTGCACGCACCGTTGCTAGACTCGGGTGCATGTCTTCGAGCGACGATTTCACTGCGCTGTTGGGTGCCTGGCGCGCGGGCGACCAGACCGCACGCGATCGCCTGGTCGGTATCGTCTATCCCGAGCTCCGCGCGATCGCGCGCCGGCAACTGGCCAACGAACGCGGCGACCACACCCTGCAGCCCACCGCGCTGGTCAACGAGGCCTACATG of the Thermomonas carbonis genome contains:
- the trxA gene encoding thioredoxin — encoded protein: MSDTVLHVTDADFDHQVLASDQPVLVDFWAPWCGPCKMIAPALDDLAGTYAGRAKIVKVDVDQNQATAMRYHVRSIPMLLLFKGGQVQATQIGAVGKAQLAQMIDKSL
- the rhlB gene encoding ATP-dependent RNA helicase RhlB, whose protein sequence is MSDKPLTDVTFSSFDLHPALIAGLEAAGFTRCTPIQALTLPLALAGRDVAGQAQTGTGKTLAFLVAVIDRLLKRPALADRKAEDPRALILAPTRELAIQIHKDAVKLGDQLGLKFALVYGGVDYDKQRELLQRGADVIIATPGRLIDYVKQHKVVSLHACEMCVLDEADRMFDLGFIKDIRFLLRRMPERTTRQTLLFSATLSHRVLELAYEHMNEPEKLVVETEFITAAKVRQKLYYPADEEKLPLLIGLLSRSEGARTMVFVNTKAFVERVARGLERAGYRVGVLSGDVPQKKRESLLKKFQAGQLELLVATDVAARGLHIDGVSHVYNYDLPFDAEDYVHRIGRTARLGAEGDAISFACERYGMSLPDIEAYIDQKIPGEHVTPEMLIALPRKPREGVEANPEDGESIGEIFKEVREARAAEDAKRGGGRGGPPSRGRSGERSGSSSRSGSSSSSGERPARGPRPPRKPRVEGEAVAAANVDAVMPAAAAPAQQAVPSTTGIEDDARKPRKRRRRRHGRPLEGEAGTTPNATTAAGDKPAATPASGGDKPSLLSRLGRRIKSLVGG
- a CDS encoding serine/threonine-protein kinase; translation: MTVPTETSTESAVLDWFERALEQPGEQRKTWLAAQDLPDALRLRVQRLLDTECSLGGFLEHSASAPEPEGFPAIGEHVGNYQLLARLDAGGMGVVYRARRADGSYDQDVAVKLIRPLHLMAAPEFRRQMLARFEQERILLARLQHPNIARILDGGRTASGLPWLAMEFVDGISLTGHCDRDALDLRARLRLFLKVCAGVQEAHRHLVVHRDLKPDNILVTRDGEPKLLDFGIARTLGEDANGDPGATQLTAMTPAYASPEHVRRQPLTTASDVYSLGVLLFQLVAGERPYRLDGLTPAEAERAICDGEPPSLRSVLQRAGDADPSRGERASQLTDDLQHVVAKAMHKDAARRYATAQSLAADIERWLQGKPVLAHPDSAGYRLRKFVGRHPLGVAAGTLALAAVLAASGIAMWQAQQARQGAADLREMNDFLLEVTQASDPFDADRELTLSEALDVAATRIDERFGSRPELAAEIRFGIAYSMLSRYRLDAAEAQLGKALAESRAAFGDDDIRSLRIGDAIAYLRQEQDRGKEAEAGFREVIARLERNRLTDDPLYGIVLGNLGNLYLVREDYRQADPWLRKSMTWFDAHPGAAEKDRVNILSNLAHAAHGLEDLPRADTLYASAQAAMAVAYPQGSPDQAILLNNRALLAEDRGDTQAALALHRQSLAMRRKVFSSEHPMTLTALTNVARVSLDVGEARQALPIAEDAGAMADRVYAEVPNGRHASTWATVADVRLANGDTTGAAAALRRADTVRDTVKDPAPSMLAYLEKVRARVCTTPAACPAR